One Gossypium raimondii isolate GPD5lz chromosome 3, ASM2569854v1, whole genome shotgun sequence genomic window carries:
- the LOC128039845 gene encoding uncharacterized protein LOC128039845 yields MEANAPKAESPKGNGIDDKKHFVYGGVGGFAGVGGYAGVAGGLPLVGGLGGIGKFGGIGGAAGIGGYKGIGGVGGLGGGIGGLGGLGGGTGGGGGGLGGLGGGTGGGVGGLGGGTGGGVGGLGGGGCPGTGGVGSGAGGLGGGGGGGGCPDTGGVGGGAGGLGGGGSGIGGISRLAGDHGHGHGLGLGGTTRGGNLPPP; encoded by the coding sequence ATGGAAGCCAATGCACCCAAGGCGGAATCACCCAAGGGGAATGGCATTGATGACAAGAAGCACTTTGTTTACGGTGGAGTTGGTGGGTTTGCTGGGGTGGGAGGCTATGCTGGGGTAGCTGGTGGGCTGCCATTGGTTGGTGGTCTTGGTGGGATTGGAAAATTTGGTGGGATTGGTGGTGCAGCTGGAATAGGTGGTTACAAAGGCATTGGTGGTGTAGGGGGTTTAGGCGGTGGAATTGGAGGTCTAGGTGGGTTAGGGGGTGGAACTGGTGGCGGAGGTGGAGGTCTAGGTGGTTTAGGGGGTGGAACCGGTGGCGGAGTTGGAGGTCTAGGCGGTGGGACCGGGGGTGGAGTTGGAGGTCTAGGTGGTGGTGGTTGTCCAGGTACAGGTGGTGTAGGCAGCGGAGCTGGAGGTctaggtggtggtggtggtggtggtggttgtCCAGATACAGGTGGTGTAGGCGGTGGAGCTGGAGGTCTAGGTGGTGGTGGCAGCGGAATAGGTGGTATAAGTAGGCTGGCAGGTGACCATGGACATGGACATGGACTTGGACTTGGCGGTACAACAAGGGGTGGGAATTTGCCACCTCCTTAA
- the LOC105796612 gene encoding probable leucine-rich repeat receptor-like protein kinase At2g33170, whose protein sequence is MAFTKMLKNFESSRLLEIGFWRFLPVFALLVTITDGLNSEGQLLLELKNGFRDEYNYLWNWKSTDETPCGWTGVSCSSYYKPVVWSVDLSKMNLSGTVDPSIGGLTHLKFLDLSYNRFSGSIPKEIRNCSFLVFLYLNNNQFSGPIPSELGRLSYLSSLNICNNKISGSFPEELGNLSSLEEFVAYTNSLTGPLPRSIGNLRKLRIFRAGQNAFSGSLPAEISGCQSLQMLGLAQNHIGGELPKELGMLGSMTDLVLWENELSGFIPKELGNCTSLETLALYSNALVGQIPAEIGNLKFLKKLYLYRNELNGSIPREIGNLSLATEIDFSENYLTGEIPPEFGKIKGLRLLHLFENQLTGVIPNELNSLRYLTKLDLSINYLTGPIPYGFQYLTQMVQLQLFDNFLSGTIPKLLGVYSPLWVVDFSDNHLTGKIPLYLCRRANLILLNLGANNLLGDIPTGIKNCKTLVQLRLVGNRLNGSFPSELCKLVNLSAIELGQNNFTGPVPSEIGNCKKLQRLHIAENQFNSDLPKEIGNLSELVTFNVSSNLLSGRIPREIVNCKMLQRLDLSHNSFVDTLPSEFGTLTQLEILKLSENKFSGNIPAALGNLSRLTELQMGGNLFSGEIPQELGSLSSLQIAMNLSNNHLTGNIPPELGNLNLLEFLLLDDNNLSGVIPSTFEHLSSLLGCNFSYNNLSGPLPAIPLFQNMPASSFVENEGLCGRPLQDCNVDSSSPSALPVNNDTRGRMITIISGVVGGVSIVLIIILIYQIRRPPEIIAPSQEKEISSSSPVSDIYFHPKEGFTFQDLIEATNNFHESYIVGRGACGTVYKAVMNSLQTIAVKRLASNAEGNNIENSFRAEILTLGKIRHRNIVKLYGFCYHQGSNLLLYEYMENGSLGELIHGRGSCSLEWPTRFTIALGAAEGLAYLHHDCKPKIVHRDIKSNNILLDENFEAHVGDFGLAKVIDMPQSKSMSVVAGSYGYIAPEYAYTMKVTEKCDIYSYGVVLLELLTGKTPVQPLDQGGDLVTHVRHYVRDHSLTSGILDDRLNLNNKSIVNHMLTVLKIALLCTNLSPLDRPSMREVVVMLLESKGHDDDNSMTSSSHQSISRSTKLEVRQREE, encoded by the exons ATGGCATTTACTAAAATGTTGAAGAATTTTGAATCAAGTAGGCTTTTGGAAATTGGATTTTGGAGGTTTTTACCGGTTTTTGCTCTACTGGTTACTATAACCGACGGGTTAAATTCTGAGGGACAGTTGCTACTGGAGCTTAAGAATGGTTTTCGTGATGAGTACAACTATCTTTGGAACTGGAAGTCCACTGATGAGACACCTTGTGGATGGACCGGTGTCAGTTGTTCTTCATACTACAAGCCAGTGGTTTGGTCTGTTGATTTGAGTAAAATGAACCTTTCTGGAACCGTGGACCCCAGTATTGGTGGGTTGACCCACTTGAAGTTTCTTGATCTGTCTTACAATCGGTTCAGCGGAAGTATTCCCAAGGAGATACGAAATTGTTCGTTTTTGGTCTTTCTTTATTTGAACAATAACCAATTCAGCGGTCCAATTCCCAGTGAATTGGGTAGGCTGTCTTATTTGAGCAGTTTGAATATATGCAATAATAAAATCTCTGGTTCCTTTCCAGAGGAGCTCGGGAATTTGTCCTCCCTCGAGGAGTTTGTGGCATACACAAATAGCTTGACTGGGCCATTGCCTCGCTCTATCGGGAATCTCCGGAAGTTGAGAATATTTCGAGCAGGGCAGAATGCATTTTCCGGTAGCCTTCCTGCTGAAATAAGTGGATGTCAAAGCTTGCAAATGCTTGGTCTTGCCCAAAACCATATCGGAGGAGAACTGCCTAAAGAACTTGGAATGCTTGGAAGTATGACTGATCTGGTTTTATGGGAGAATGAGTTGTCAGGGTTTATTCCAAAGGAGCTTGGAAACTGTACAAGCCTCGAGACACTTGCATTGTATTCAAATGCTCTTGTGGGGCAGATACCTGCAGAGATCGGGAACCTCAAGTTTCTGAAAAAGTTGTACCTCTATAGGAACGAGTTAAATGGAAGCATTCCGAGAGAGATAGGGAATTTATCTCTTGCAACTGAAATTGATTTCTCAGAGAATTATTTGACGGGTGAGATCCCACCTGAGTTCGGGAAGATAAAGGGTCTACGCTTATTGCACCTATTCGAGAATCAGCTTAccggtgtcataccaaatgagCTTAATAGCTTGAGGTACTTGACGAAGCTTGACCTTTCGATCAATTATCTCACAGGTCCCATTCCTTATGGTTTTCAATATTTGACTCAAATGGTTCAGTTGCAGCTTTTTGACAATTTTCTTAGCGGTACCATTCCAAAGCTGCTCGGAGTATACAGCCCACTTTGGGTGGTTGATTTTTCGGACAACCATCTGACAGGAAAAATACCTCTTTATCTTTGTCGACGTGCTaaccttattttattaaaccttGGAGCTAATAATCTGCTTGGAGATATCCCGACTGGGATTAAGAACTGCAAGACGTTAGTACAACTTCGTCTGGTTGGAAACCGGCTCAATGGTAGCTTTCCTTCTGAATTATGCAAACTGGTGAATCTTTCGGCTATCGAATTGGGGCAGAACAACTTCACTGGACCAGTTCCATCAGAGATCGGAAATTGCAAAAAGCTACAAAGGCTTCATATTGCAGAGAATCAATTTAATTCTGATCTGCCTAAGGAAATCGGCAATTTGTCCGAACTTGTGACTTTTAATGTCTCATCTAATTTGCTTTCTGGACGGATTCCTCGTGAGATAGTTAACTGCAAAATGCTTCAGCGACTTGATCTCAGCCATAACAGCTTTGTGGATACTTTACCAAGCGAGTTCGGGACCCTTACTCAGCTCGAGATTCTGAAACTTTCAGAGAATAAGTTCTCTGGAAATATACCTGCAGCTTTGGGGAACCTATCGCGTTTGACTGAGCTGCAAATGGGCGGCAACTTATTTTCTGGTGAGATACCTCAAGAGTTAGGTTCCCTTTCGAGCTTGCAGATTGCAATGAACCTCAGCAATAACCACCTTACCGGAAATATACCACCGGAGCTTGGTAATCTTAATTTACTGGAATTTCTCCTGCTCGATGATAATAATTTAAGTGGCGTAATCCCCAGCACGTTTGAGCACCTATCGAGTTTATTGGGATGCAACTTCTCGTACAATAACTTAAGTGGACCTTTACCTGCTATCCCATTGTTCCAGAACATGCCTGCAAGCAGCTTTGTAGAAAATGAAGGGCTTTGTGGTAGGCCTCTTCAAGATTGCAATGTTGATTCGTCTTCTCCTTCGGCGCTACCTGTGAATAATGATACACGAGGAAGAATGATAACCATAATTTCAGGTGTTGTAGGTGGTGTTTCCATTGTTCTCATTATAATTCTTATATATCAAATTAGACGTCCACCTGAAATCATTGCACCATCGCAAGAAAAAGAGATATCATCTTCATCTCCGGTTTCAGATATTTACTTTCATCCGAAGGAAGGGTTTACTTTTCAAGATCTAATCGAGGCTACAAATAACTTTCATGAGAGTTATATTGTTGGACGGGGAGCTTGTGGAACAGTTTATAAAGCCGTTATGAATTCTTTACAAACGATTGCTGTTAAAAGGCTTGCATCAAATGCTGAGGGAAACAACATCGAGAACAGTTTCCGGGCTGAAATTCTAACACTAGGGAAGATTAGGCATCGAAATATTGTGAAGCTTTACGGTTTTTGTTATCACCAAGGTTCCAATCTGCTTCTTTATGAGTACATGGAAAATGGTAGTTTGGGTGAATTGATTCATGGTAGGGGCTCTTGTAGCTTAGAATGGCCTACGCGGTTCACAATCGCCCTAGGAGCTGCCGAAGGTCTTGCTTATTTACATCATGACTGCAAACCGAAAATCGTTCACCGTGATATCAAGTCCAATAATATCTTActtgatgaaaattttgaagcaCATGTTGGTGATTTCGGTTTGGCAAAAGTGATTGACATGCCCCAATCTAAGTCCATGTCGGTGGTTGCTGGATCATACGGCTACATTGCCCCTG AATATGCATACACTATGAAGGTAACCGAAAAATGCGACATCTATAGCTACGGGGTTGTTCTTTTGGAGTTGTTAACTGGAAAGACTCCCGTACAGCCATTGGATCAAGGAGGTGATCTCGTCACGCACGTGAGACATTATGTTCGTGACCACTCATTGACTTCCGGGATACTTGACGACCGCTTAAACCTTAACAATAAAAGCATCGTCAATCACATGCTAACTGTCTTGAAAATTGCTTTACTATGCACTAACTTGTCCCCACTCGATCGACCGTCTATGCGTGAAGTTGTAGTGATGCTTTTAGAATCCAAGGGGCATGACGACGACAACTCCATGACCTCTTCTTCTCATCAGTCTAT atcaagaagtacgaaactcgaggttagacaaagggaagaataa